A window from SAR202 cluster bacterium encodes these proteins:
- a CDS encoding carbamoyl phosphate synthase small subunit (catalyzes production of carbamoyl phosphate from bicarbonate and glutamine in pyrimidine and arginine biosynthesis pathways; forms an octamer composed of four CarAB dimers), translating into MPRKAYLALEDGAVFEGYSFGAEKAAHGEVVFNTSMTGYQEVLTDPSYAGQVVLMTYP; encoded by the coding sequence ATGCCACGCAAGGCTTACTTAGCCCTGGAAGACGGCGCCGTTTTCGAAGGCTACAGCTTCGGCGCCGAAAAGGCCGCCCACGGCGAGGTGGTGTTCAACACCAGCATGACGGGCTATCAGGAGGTCCTCACCGATCCCTCTTACGCCGGCCAGGTAGTGTTGATGACCTACCCC